CATCTCCGCCCTTGCCGCCATCTCCGCCTGCCGGTCCTCCACGGGGCACGTATTTTTCGCGTCGGAACGCAACTGCGCCATCTCCTCCGTCTCCAGCAGAGACTTCAACTGTGGCTTCATCGACAAACATGGGATGCCTCGTGGTTGGGCAGAAACACAAAACGCCTCTCGAGTGGAGGCGTTAGAAGGTGAGTGAATTTCGAAGAACTTCTTATTCAGCGGCGCTTTCGACCGGAACAACAGAGACTTCTTTTTTGCCGCGTGAATCGCGAAATTCAACGACGCCATCAATAAGAGCGAAAAGCGTGTGGTCTCGGCCAACACCTACATTGCGTCCAGGCTTCATTTTGGTGCCGCGCTGACGCACAAGGATGTTTCCTGCCACTACGATTTGGCCGCCGAACTTTTTGACGCCGAGTCGTTTGCTTTCTGAATCGCGACCGTTTCGCGAACTACCTTGGCCTTTTTTATGTGCCATGACTTAACTCCTCACGCCCCTTAGGCGTTGATTTCAAGAATCCTAACACGTGTGTAGTGCTGACGGTGACCACGCTTAACCTGATAGCCTTTGCGACGCTTCTTTTTGAAGATGATGATCTTCTTTCCGCGCTCGTTAGCAATCACACTTGCTTTTACACTGGCGTTGCCGACAAGAGGTGTCCCGATTTTCAGGGATTCACCTTCACCCACAGCCAAAACTTGGTCGAATACGACCTCTCCACCTTTTTCGGCTTCGAGCTTCTCAATTTTGAGCTCATCGCCAGCTTTAACGCGGTATTGCTTTCCGCCGGTTCGGATCACTGCGTGCATACGTCACTCCTGGACATCAAACTGTTTCTTGTGAGGACTTTCTGAGCCCGGAGTGGTGTACCTATTACACTCACGAGGCGCCTTCACAAAGGACGGCGAACCATACAGATCGACCCCAGTAGCGTCAAGGACTTAGATCTCTTTTTGTTCATTTGGCGAGTCGCGAGGCCAGTTCTTGGAGAATCCGGTCTGATTCTCCCACGGATTTGCGGAAATACTCGGCTCGGAGGCGAACTTTTTGGGAATCGTCGAGATCGCCCGGGCCTGCAGTCTGACCAAATCGCTTGAGTCGAAGATGGTGCAGGGAGATCGCGGCGGCGACCGAGATGTTAAAACTCTGAGAAAACCCGGCCATAGGCAGGATTACGGTGTGGTCAGCGTGTTCGCGCATGAGCTCCGAGGCCCCGAACTTTTCGTTACCGAAGACGAGCGCGGTGGGTTTTGAGAGGTCGAGATCGTCGATCGACGCCGAAGCGTTGAGATCGGTCACAACGAGTTGAAGACCTTCGCGTTTAACGGCGGCCACGCATTCCTCGGTGGAGTGCCATCGCTGAATCTCGAGCCATTTTTCAGCGCCCTGGGACACGCGATTCGCCATCCGAAGTTTTTTCCTGCGTGCCTCGACAACGTGAACCGCGCCCATACCCAGGCCTTCGATGGTCCTTAAGACCGCTGACATATTGCCGCGATCGGCCAGGCTTTCGAGGATCGGCTGTATGCCGAAGCATCTGGATTCGATGACTTTTTCGATCCGAGCCTTTCTGCGCGGCTGAACCAGTGACTCTAAAGCTTGGACCACCTCGGACGCGTTGAGGAAATGGCCATCTATTTCAACGAATTCATCAAATGGGAATGGAGTCATCTTTGACCGTGCGTGGGCTTTCGTTATAGTGCGCGCGTTGACAAATAGTTTAATGAGGACTGGTATGGCTTTTCCAACCCTGAAAATTGCGTGTGTCGCGCTCGTTGGCGCGTCACTTCTTATGGTGTCTTGTAGTGACGACGTCGATCAGACGCCGTCGGGTCCCGTTCAGTGTGAGCCGGGAAGTGTTTACAACCCGATCACCGGCGTATGTTCTCCTACAGGCAACAACAATCCGGACCCGCCCAATAACACGAGTTCCAATAATGTTGTCAGCACGAACAACATGAGTGGAAATAACTCGAACAACATTTCGAACAATCAGACCAATAATCAGACGACCACCAACAATACGATGGGAAGCGATCGCTGTTTGCCTGGGCTTGATTCGGATGAAGACGGTTTGGAGAATGAGTGTGAGTGCTTCCTTGGCACGAATCCATACTTAGCTGATACCGACGGTGATGGTTTGGAGGACGGCGAGGAAGACGCGAACGGGAGTTGTGATTTCGATCCGGGCGAGACGGATCCGAGAAGCGCGGATACGGATAGTGACGGCCTCAACGATGGTGATGAAATCACCGCGAATACCGATCCCTTGGCTCCTGACTCCGACGGCGATGGAATTCCTGACGGAGCTGAAGTAGCCAGCGGGTGTATGAATCCGCTTGAGACAGATACGGACGGTGATGGGCTGCCAGATGACCTGGAAGATTCCAATGGTGATGGCGAGTTGGGCACATGCGTCAATCGCATGTTTGACCCCCAATGTGCTGGAGGCGAGTCAGATCCTTGCGTTGTAGATACGGACGGCGACGGCACGCCTGATAGCGGCGAGGCTCAGTACCGTCAGTGTTTGCCTGAGGACACACAGAATCTGATCGTTGCGCAGAAAGTAGACAATATGAATGCCAACTATCAGTTGGTGCACGATGCATCCGCCTCGGTCTTTCCCGTTTCAACAACGACTTCCGCTCCAGTGGAAGCTCATGTGTTTGAGGACGCCACGGCTCGATATACGGGTTTTGTACTCTCTTTTGATCCGTCGGGAGAAACCAACCCTGTTCTTCTGGGCGATGCCCTGGTGGGTAGCATTCAAGCGGAGTACCCAAGCGCCGCGCGCCGCGTTTCCGGAAGGCGTGTTGTGACGCATGACGGATTTGAGGCGGCAGTTGCCTCGATTGTAGACCTTCCTGCAGGCACCTCGTTGTCAGCTGCTCGTGACGCGTTGCTGGC
This Microvenator marinus DNA region includes the following protein-coding sequences:
- the rpmA gene encoding 50S ribosomal protein L27, with the protein product MAHKKGQGSSRNGRDSESKRLGVKKFGGQIVVAGNILVRQRGTKMKPGRNVGVGRDHTLFALIDGVVEFRDSRGKKEVSVVPVESAAE
- the rplU gene encoding 50S ribosomal protein L21, with the protein product MHAVIRTGGKQYRVKAGDELKIEKLEAEKGGEVVFDQVLAVGEGESLKIGTPLVGNASVKASVIANERGKKIIIFKKKRRKGYQVKRGHRQHYTRVRILEINA
- a CDS encoding TrmH family RNA methyltransferase, translating into MTPFPFDEFVEIDGHFLNASEVVQALESLVQPRRKARIEKVIESRCFGIQPILESLADRGNMSAVLRTIEGLGMGAVHVVEARRKKLRMANRVSQGAEKWLEIQRWHSTEECVAAVKREGLQLVVTDLNASASIDDLDLSKPTALVFGNEKFGASELMREHADHTVILPMAGFSQSFNISVAAAISLHHLRLKRFGQTAGPGDLDDSQKVRLRAEYFRKSVGESDRILQELASRLAK